The following proteins are co-located in the Xiphophorus hellerii strain 12219 chromosome 2, Xiphophorus_hellerii-4.1, whole genome shotgun sequence genome:
- the LOC116710924 gene encoding uncharacterized protein LOC116710924 encodes MVTSLAIVKKRLCCVLQDPPGVQLYVSVKVVVLNGIRLNKYRCQRGSNSLEGLHSHLCNAIPSQRCGIMQFQVYLIAFAVQWNSRMESLRVAGGHGRQTWCMDPRQIQRINQQAEVLFGREHVLESNFVAPMPYPAEYKDPDEEELLGVEYAMCQSTSFAAKDYYAQQVEEEQSCDEEKTAEQSDEEEELADEGVDMRGESEQDPMDAVSGKHAILTRSEQVEEEDSPALQDVLMTESHLQLPGLQEVEDLALLLLQLADDTDRHLVPADLRVKIASAVGALHEHDRSAANFVKQYESRWGYTLFGRCLGADTPETRAAQKTKFSWMRYPQAARVTEDSRLLYLIIKMLKNWPPACRLTSPTKITTAIKGQYKRIVDRVRDDAILNSLSIPLPNLNSKSISTFIAREEKKANFKATVIPKVKLHRRVLSDAPMPAAPTLPASLPAPSRPQVQYLSLPHVAGERHGQKQRLGEPQRNIQPKPPVATYIPPRLSAAPVLLVVPAQPQAPSMMLCGTFSGQSFVPSAPPPALTARPTKPHKSLRPCGACKIPQCGGQKKRYTPSKNKTAGSSQKIFTFCPATRRSTTSGFEGIVYDSFEHFKKFVDSELEKKQTN; translated from the exons ATGGTGACAAGCCTGGCCATAGTAAAGAAGCGACTGTGCTGTGTTTTACAGGATCCCCCTGGCGTGCAGCTGTATGTGTCTGTGAAGGTGGTGGTGCTCAACGGCATTCGCCTCAACAAGTACAGGTGTCAGCGGGGCAGCAACTCCCTGGAGGGTTTGCACTCACACCTGTGCAACGCCATTCCCTCGCAGAGATGCGGAATTATGCAGTTCCAA GTTTATCTGATTGCGTTTGCGGTGCAGTGGAACAGCCGGATGGAGTCCCTCAGGGTTGCAGGTGGACACGGCCGGCAGACCTGGTGCATGGACCCGCGGCAGATTCAACGCATCAATCAGCAGGCTGAGGTGCTGTTTGGTAGAGAGCATGTCCTCGAATCCAACTTTGTTGCTCCGATGCCCTACCCTGCTGAGTACAAAGACCCAGACGAGGAAGAGCTTCTTGGGGTGGAGTACGCCATGTGTCAGTCGACCAGCTTTGCTGCAAAAGATTACTACGCCCAGCAAG TTGAAGAAGAGCAGAGCTGTGACGAAGAGAAGACGGCTGAACAGagcgatgaagaggaggagctggCAGATGAAGGTGTGGACATGCGCGGAGAGTCAGAGCAGGATCCGATGGACGCCGTCAGTGGGAAACACGCCATCCTCACTCGGTCAGAgcaggtggaggaagaggacagcCCTGCCCTGCAGGATGTCCTCATGACTGAGAGCCACCTGCAGCTTCCTGGGCTGCAGGAAGTGGAAGACTTGGCCTTGCTCCTTCTCCAGCTGGCCGATGACACAGACCGTCACCTGGTGCCGGCCGACCTCAGGGTGAAGATTGCCTCCGCGGTCGGTGCTTTGCATGAGCACGACAGGTCAGCTGCCAACTTTGTCAAACAATATGAATCTCGGTGGGGCTACACCCTGTTCGGCCGATGCCTGGGAGCCGACACACCTGAGACCAGAGCGGCCCAAAAGACAAAGTTTTCTTGGATGAGGTACCCTCAGGCGGCACGTGTTACTGAAGACAGCCGTCTGTTGTACCTCATCATTAAGATGCTCAAGAACTGGCCGCCGGCCTGTCGTCTCACCTCCCCCACCAAGATTACCACAGCGATCAAAGGGCAGTACAAACGTATTGTAGACCGAGTCAGAGACGACGCCATCCTCAACAGTCTCTCCATTCCTTTACCCAACTTGAACTCAAAATCCATCTCCACCTTCATTGCACGGGAGGAGAAGAAGGCTAACTTCAAGGCGACTGTCATCCCTAAGGTGAAGCTCCACCGCAGAGTGCTGTCTGACGCACCAATGCCAGCCGCTCCAACGCTCCCGGCTTCCCTGCCAGCTCCAAGCCGACCTCAGGTCCAGTACCTGAGCCTTCCTCATGTGGCTGGGGAAAGGCATGGCCAGAAGCAGAG gTTAGGAGAACCACAGCGGAACATCCAGCCCAAACCCCCGGTGGCCACTTACATCCCCCCCAGATTGTCTGCAGCCCCGGTCCTGCTCGTGGTTCCTGCTCAGCCACAGGCGCCGTCCATGATGCTCTGCGGAACCTTCAGCGGCCAGAGCTTCGTACCTTCAGCTCCACCTCCTGCGCTGACAGCCAGGCCAACCAAGCCTCATAAATCCTTGAGGCCTTGCGGGGCCTGCAAAATACCCCAGTGTGGTGGACAGAAGAAGCGATACACAccctccaaaaacaaaactgctggAAGTagccaaaaaatatttaccttttgCCCAGCAACTAGGAGATCCACCACTTCTGGTTTTGAAGGCATTGTTTACGACAGCTTTGAGCATTTCAAAAAGTTTGTAGACAGTGAacttgaaaagaaacaaacaaactaa
- the LOC116730326 gene encoding uncharacterized protein LOC116730326, translating into MQYVTSVLNQWGQFLTTVVVAAESEGCYRRMAKGLMARFDRAGAPAPKIIYADSNCCRDSGSSFLENLFADWVQKGTVVRLDIRHWLHRWDAVVIKQSHAMSALAGAVLAYNRDDMMLLIQAVRQGNLELYSRLSDEDMMAFLKPHQIRSYVRRITRGVEETASAIESIIAELKGPAGLDIDGIHLFKSAQAVDAHWATASKHLSCMQVGKHFCTNHCKTDKLLLHSLIGCHN; encoded by the exons ATGCAGTACGTCACCAGCGTGCTGAACCAGTGGGGCCAGTTCCTGACCACAGTGGTGGTAGCAGCAGAGTCTGAGGGCTGCTACAGGCGCATGGCCAAAGGTCTGATGGCCCGCTTTGACCGAGCTGGAGCTCCTGCACCCAAAATCATATATGCAGATAGCAACTGTTGTCG AGACAGTGGTTCATCCTTCCTGGAGAACCTCTTTGCAGACTGGGTGCAGAAGGGGACGGTGGTCAGACTGGACATTCGACACTGGCTCCACCGCTGGGACGCCGTTGTCATCAAGCAGAGCCACGCCATGAGTGCCCTGGCAGGCGCAGTGCTAGCCTACAACAGGGACGACATGATGCTGCTGATCCAGGCAGTCAGGCAGGGCAACCTGGAGCTCTACAGCAGGCTTTCAGACGAGGACATGATGGCCTTCCTCAAACCTCACCAGATAAGGTCCTACGTCAGACGCATCACCCGTGGGGTCGAG GAGACGGCTTCAGCGATTGAGTCCATCATCGCCGAGCTGAAGGGACCTGCGGGCCTCGACATCGACGGCATCCACCTGTTCAAGTCGGCGCAGGCGGTGGACGCTCACTGGGCCACCGCTAGCAAGCATCTCAGCTGCATGCAGGTGGGGAAACACTTCTGCACTAATCACTGCAAAACTGACAAATTACTATTGCATTCTCTGATTGGATGCCATAATTAA
- the LOC116730266 gene encoding uncharacterized protein LOC116730266 isoform X2 yields MVQRSVCVRPGEAKLQCTDAAKAVAAAPSKAVDPTSLDPEKVEAAAKKAGGEMWRGLLVVTFGKYAGQTFRWLLENDVGWVTWLLSEYCQKGEKNQLLKWQKERLLEYVREFPPVTFHLDKRSEAT; encoded by the exons ATGGTCCAAAGGAGTGTCTGTGTGAG GCCGGGGGAGGCCAAGCTGCAGTGCACCGATGCAGCCAAGGCTGTGGCAGCGGCCCCCTCCAAAGCAGTAGACCCCACCTCTCTGGATCCAGAAAAGGTGGAGGCTGCTGCTAAAAAAGCCGGTGGAGAAATGTGGAGAGGCCTGCTAGTTGTCACTTTTGGCAAATACGCAGGGCAAACTTTCAGGTGGCTGCTGGAGAACGACGTGGGGTGGGTGACATGGCTGCTCTCTGAGTACTGCCAGAAGGGAGAGAAGAACCAGCTTCTCAAGTGGCAGAAGGAGCGACTTCTGGAGTACGTCAGAGAGTTCCCGCCTGTCACCTTCCATCTGGACAAGCGCTCGGAGGCAACGTAG
- the LOC116730266 gene encoding zinc finger protein 568-like isoform X1, with the protein MELDGHKCSVCDRTFSVKSNLTRHMKLHGPKECLCEVSGRGFAQKQQLSSHLKQHLYPFLRLYRPGEAKLQCTDAAKAVAAAPSKAVDPTSLDPEKVEAAAKKAGGEMWRGLLVVTFGKYAGQTFRWLLENDVGWVTWLLSEYCQKGEKNQLLKWQKERLLEYVREFPPVTFHLDKRSEAT; encoded by the coding sequence ATGGAATTGGACGGCCACAAGTGCAGCGTGTGTGACAGGACTTTCTCTGTGAAGTCCAACCTCACTCGGCACATGAAGCTTCATGGTCCAAAGGAGTGTCTGTGTGAGGTGAGCGGAAGAGGCTTCGCTCAGAAGCAGCAACTCAGCAGCCACCTGAAGCAGCACCTCTACCCTTTTCTCCGCCTCTACAGGCCGGGGGAGGCCAAGCTGCAGTGCACCGATGCAGCCAAGGCTGTGGCAGCGGCCCCCTCCAAAGCAGTAGACCCCACCTCTCTGGATCCAGAAAAGGTGGAGGCTGCTGCTAAAAAAGCCGGTGGAGAAATGTGGAGAGGCCTGCTAGTTGTCACTTTTGGCAAATACGCAGGGCAAACTTTCAGGTGGCTGCTGGAGAACGACGTGGGGTGGGTGACATGGCTGCTCTCTGAGTACTGCCAGAAGGGAGAGAAGAACCAGCTTCTCAAGTGGCAGAAGGAGCGACTTCTGGAGTACGTCAGAGAGTTCCCGCCTGTCACCTTCCATCTGGACAAGCGCTCGGAGGCAACGTAG
- the LOC116711302 gene encoding acyl-coenzyme A thioesterase 1-like isoform X3 translates to MRHGLGSEFRGLAGCWCGADAAGDQLTPQTHKETRIKQKTRARGPAAGGQFKMDEKHCCVTLSVQPSRGLVDEKFVILVQNSFPSSLLTIYAHHQCEDGYSWHAFAHYTSDATGAVNVSEDCSTGGTYSGVEAMGLLWSLKPVPGSKPGLRMRKKNVQAPMVVTISVYSGHLTEGFGDQVPLAGVEVERWYMAPGVQRIPVTEDGLTATLFLPSGPGPFPGLLDLWGGGGQLVEYRAALLASHGIASMAIDYLTCKYTMETGKIVEQDYFEMAYKFLQKHPKVLGSRIAMLGLSLGTSVILKMAVHSQIMKLSCAACVSGSHVQPVDGFLKEVLDYFGKNSGNARFTEDNEVIWRDLLLPIPTDLSLKVDVGKLQCPLMLIVGEDDQNWCAYESAMDMKGMMERAGNNHLLTLLSYPNAGHLIEPPYMTHAR, encoded by the exons atgcgTCATGGCCTGGGTTCGGAGTTTAGAGGCTTAGCTGGGTGCTGGTGTGGAGCAGACGCCGCTGGTGACCAATTGACCCCTCAAACCCACAAGGAGACACGAATAAAGCAGAAGACCAGAGCGCGAGGGCCTGCAGCCGGAGGG CAGTTCAAGATGGATGAGAAACATTGTTGTGTGACGCTGTCAGTCCAGCCCTCCAGAGGACTTGTGGATGAGAAATTTGTTATACTGGTCCAGAACAGCTTTCCCAGTTCCCTGTTGACCATCTACGCCCACCATCAGTGTGAAGACGGCTACAGCTGGCATGCATTCGCCCACTACACTTCTGATGCCACTGGTGCTGTGAACG tttcGGAAGATTGCAGTACAGGTGGGACTTACTCGGGTGTTGAAGCTATGGGTTTACTATGGAGCCTCAAGCCAGTTCCAGGCAGCAAACCAGGACTCAG GATGAGGAAGAAGAATGTCCAGGCCCCCATGGTGGTCACCATATCTGTCTACAGTGGTCACCTGACAGAGGGCTTTGGGGATCAGGTCCCGCTGGCCGGTGTAGAAGTGGAGCGGTGGTACATGGCTCCTGGTGTCCAGAGGATCCCAGTCACAGAGGATGGACTCACTGCAACCCTCTTCCTGCCTTCAG GACCTGGACCTTTTCCTGGTCTCCTGGACCTGTGGGGCGGTGGAGGTCAGTTGGTGGAATATCGTGCAGCTTTGCTGGCCTCGCATGGCATTGCCTCAATGGCAATTGACTACCTGACATGTAAATACACCATGGAAACAGGAAAGATTGTGGAGCAGGACTACTTTGAG ATGGCTTACAAATTCCTCCAGAAGCACCCGAAGGTCCTCGGCAGTAGAATCGCCATGTTGGGTCTCTCCCTGGGCACCAGTGTCATCCTGAAAATGGCTGTGCATTCTCAAATTATGAAG CTCAGCTGTGCCGCGTGTGTTAGTGGGAGTCATGTGCAGCCAGTGGATGGATTCTTGAAGGAGGTGCTGGATTACTTCGGCAA AAACAGTGGGAATGCTCGCTTTACCGAAGATAATGAGGTGATCTGGCGAGATCTCCTGCTGCCCATCCCCACTGACCTCTCCCTCAAAGTGGAT GTGGGAAAACTCCAGTGTCCACTGATGCTGATTGTTGGTGAGGATGATCAGAACTGGTGCGCCTATGAGTCTGCAATGGAT atGAAGGGGATGATGGAACGAGCAGGGAACAACCATCTACTGACTCTCTTGTCGTACCCAAACGCAGGTCACTTGATCGAACCACCATACATGACTCATGCCAGA TGA
- the LOC116711302 gene encoding peroxisomal succinyl-coenzyme A thioesterase-like isoform X2: MRHGLGSEFRGLAGCWCGADAAGDQLTPQTHKETRIKQKTRARGPAAGGFKMDEKHCCVTLSVQPSRGLVDEKFVILVQNSFPSSLLTIYAHHQCEDGYSWHAFAHYTSDATGAVNVSEDCSTGGTYSGVEAMGLLWSLKPVPGSKPGLRMRKKNVQAPMVVTISVYSGHLTEGFGDQVPLAGVEVERWYMAPGVQRIPVTEDGLTATLFLPSGPGPFPGLLDLWGGGGQLVEYRAALLASHGIASMAIDYLTCKYTMETGKIVEQDYFEMAYKFLQKHPKVLGSRIAMLGLSLGTSVILKMAVHSQIMKLSCAACVSGSHVQPVDGFLKEVLDYFGKNSGNARFTEDNEVIWRDLLLPIPTDLSLKVDVGKLQCPLMLIVGEDDQNWCAYESAMDMKGMMERAGNNHLLTLLSYPNAGHLIEPPYMTHARVSHFRDVQSQQKMMVLWGGQTLEHSRAQEDAWRKLLVFLRKNLYSGAKSGSLSLSNL; this comes from the exons atgcgTCATGGCCTGGGTTCGGAGTTTAGAGGCTTAGCTGGGTGCTGGTGTGGAGCAGACGCCGCTGGTGACCAATTGACCCCTCAAACCCACAAGGAGACACGAATAAAGCAGAAGACCAGAGCGCGAGGGCCTGCAGCCGGAGGG TTCAAGATGGATGAGAAACATTGTTGTGTGACGCTGTCAGTCCAGCCCTCCAGAGGACTTGTGGATGAGAAATTTGTTATACTGGTCCAGAACAGCTTTCCCAGTTCCCTGTTGACCATCTACGCCCACCATCAGTGTGAAGACGGCTACAGCTGGCATGCATTCGCCCACTACACTTCTGATGCCACTGGTGCTGTGAACG tttcGGAAGATTGCAGTACAGGTGGGACTTACTCGGGTGTTGAAGCTATGGGTTTACTATGGAGCCTCAAGCCAGTTCCAGGCAGCAAACCAGGACTCAG GATGAGGAAGAAGAATGTCCAGGCCCCCATGGTGGTCACCATATCTGTCTACAGTGGTCACCTGACAGAGGGCTTTGGGGATCAGGTCCCGCTGGCCGGTGTAGAAGTGGAGCGGTGGTACATGGCTCCTGGTGTCCAGAGGATCCCAGTCACAGAGGATGGACTCACTGCAACCCTCTTCCTGCCTTCAG GACCTGGACCTTTTCCTGGTCTCCTGGACCTGTGGGGCGGTGGAGGTCAGTTGGTGGAATATCGTGCAGCTTTGCTGGCCTCGCATGGCATTGCCTCAATGGCAATTGACTACCTGACATGTAAATACACCATGGAAACAGGAAAGATTGTGGAGCAGGACTACTTTGAG ATGGCTTACAAATTCCTCCAGAAGCACCCGAAGGTCCTCGGCAGTAGAATCGCCATGTTGGGTCTCTCCCTGGGCACCAGTGTCATCCTGAAAATGGCTGTGCATTCTCAAATTATGAAG CTCAGCTGTGCCGCGTGTGTTAGTGGGAGTCATGTGCAGCCAGTGGATGGATTCTTGAAGGAGGTGCTGGATTACTTCGGCAA AAACAGTGGGAATGCTCGCTTTACCGAAGATAATGAGGTGATCTGGCGAGATCTCCTGCTGCCCATCCCCACTGACCTCTCCCTCAAAGTGGAT GTGGGAAAACTCCAGTGTCCACTGATGCTGATTGTTGGTGAGGATGATCAGAACTGGTGCGCCTATGAGTCTGCAATGGAT atGAAGGGGATGATGGAACGAGCAGGGAACAACCATCTACTGACTCTCTTGTCGTACCCAAACGCAGGTCACTTGATCGAACCACCATACATGACTCATGCCAGAGTGAGTCACTTCAGAGATGTGCAGTCACAACAGAAAA TGATGGTTCTGTGGGGAGGACAGACCCTGGAACATTCTCGGGCTCAGGAGGACGCCTGGAGGAAACTGTTGGTCTTTCTGAGGAAGAATCTGTACAGCGGAGCGAAGAGTGGATCTTTGTCGCTTTCCAACCTTTAA
- the LOC116711302 gene encoding peroxisomal succinyl-coenzyme A thioesterase-like isoform X1, whose protein sequence is MRHGLGSEFRGLAGCWCGADAAGDQLTPQTHKETRIKQKTRARGPAAGGQFKMDEKHCCVTLSVQPSRGLVDEKFVILVQNSFPSSLLTIYAHHQCEDGYSWHAFAHYTSDATGAVNVSEDCSTGGTYSGVEAMGLLWSLKPVPGSKPGLRMRKKNVQAPMVVTISVYSGHLTEGFGDQVPLAGVEVERWYMAPGVQRIPVTEDGLTATLFLPSGPGPFPGLLDLWGGGGQLVEYRAALLASHGIASMAIDYLTCKYTMETGKIVEQDYFEMAYKFLQKHPKVLGSRIAMLGLSLGTSVILKMAVHSQIMKLSCAACVSGSHVQPVDGFLKEVLDYFGKNSGNARFTEDNEVIWRDLLLPIPTDLSLKVDVGKLQCPLMLIVGEDDQNWCAYESAMDMKGMMERAGNNHLLTLLSYPNAGHLIEPPYMTHARVSHFRDVQSQQKMMVLWGGQTLEHSRAQEDAWRKLLVFLRKNLYSGAKSGSLSLSNL, encoded by the exons atgcgTCATGGCCTGGGTTCGGAGTTTAGAGGCTTAGCTGGGTGCTGGTGTGGAGCAGACGCCGCTGGTGACCAATTGACCCCTCAAACCCACAAGGAGACACGAATAAAGCAGAAGACCAGAGCGCGAGGGCCTGCAGCCGGAGGG CAGTTCAAGATGGATGAGAAACATTGTTGTGTGACGCTGTCAGTCCAGCCCTCCAGAGGACTTGTGGATGAGAAATTTGTTATACTGGTCCAGAACAGCTTTCCCAGTTCCCTGTTGACCATCTACGCCCACCATCAGTGTGAAGACGGCTACAGCTGGCATGCATTCGCCCACTACACTTCTGATGCCACTGGTGCTGTGAACG tttcGGAAGATTGCAGTACAGGTGGGACTTACTCGGGTGTTGAAGCTATGGGTTTACTATGGAGCCTCAAGCCAGTTCCAGGCAGCAAACCAGGACTCAG GATGAGGAAGAAGAATGTCCAGGCCCCCATGGTGGTCACCATATCTGTCTACAGTGGTCACCTGACAGAGGGCTTTGGGGATCAGGTCCCGCTGGCCGGTGTAGAAGTGGAGCGGTGGTACATGGCTCCTGGTGTCCAGAGGATCCCAGTCACAGAGGATGGACTCACTGCAACCCTCTTCCTGCCTTCAG GACCTGGACCTTTTCCTGGTCTCCTGGACCTGTGGGGCGGTGGAGGTCAGTTGGTGGAATATCGTGCAGCTTTGCTGGCCTCGCATGGCATTGCCTCAATGGCAATTGACTACCTGACATGTAAATACACCATGGAAACAGGAAAGATTGTGGAGCAGGACTACTTTGAG ATGGCTTACAAATTCCTCCAGAAGCACCCGAAGGTCCTCGGCAGTAGAATCGCCATGTTGGGTCTCTCCCTGGGCACCAGTGTCATCCTGAAAATGGCTGTGCATTCTCAAATTATGAAG CTCAGCTGTGCCGCGTGTGTTAGTGGGAGTCATGTGCAGCCAGTGGATGGATTCTTGAAGGAGGTGCTGGATTACTTCGGCAA AAACAGTGGGAATGCTCGCTTTACCGAAGATAATGAGGTGATCTGGCGAGATCTCCTGCTGCCCATCCCCACTGACCTCTCCCTCAAAGTGGAT GTGGGAAAACTCCAGTGTCCACTGATGCTGATTGTTGGTGAGGATGATCAGAACTGGTGCGCCTATGAGTCTGCAATGGAT atGAAGGGGATGATGGAACGAGCAGGGAACAACCATCTACTGACTCTCTTGTCGTACCCAAACGCAGGTCACTTGATCGAACCACCATACATGACTCATGCCAGAGTGAGTCACTTCAGAGATGTGCAGTCACAACAGAAAA TGATGGTTCTGTGGGGAGGACAGACCCTGGAACATTCTCGGGCTCAGGAGGACGCCTGGAGGAAACTGTTGGTCTTTCTGAGGAAGAATCTGTACAGCGGAGCGAAGAGTGGATCTTTGTCGCTTTCCAACCTTTAA
- the znf277 gene encoding zinc finger protein 277 isoform X2, which translates to MAACERTADSEKQEDYFLLCDVLPEDRILRERLQQKRLEEVLEQQQKERDDCYFHRLCLFCSEEFTGNRACLLNHMAREHSFSIGLPDNIVYCNEFLDMLQYKLDNLQCLYCEKIFRDKSTLKDHMRKKAHRRINANNHVYDRFYVINYLELGKTWEEVQSEDDRELVDVEDDDWSDWEAHPVSAVCLFCDHQSETMDQIYTHMKDSHGFDLHNLKMELNLNFYQQVKLVNFIRRQIHQSRCYGCQKKFESRADMMDHVISEGHVMKLPETSTWDQPQYYFPTYENDALLCTLSDSNDDEDNEPCHNEDIPVIAEDISDLRVLKQNSVLNQLLKNRGCFRKDDA; encoded by the exons ATGGCCGCCTGCGAGCGAACAGCAGACTCTG AGAAACAGGAGGATTACTTCCTGCTGTGTGACGTCCTCCCAGAGGACCGAATCCTCAGAGAGAGGCTCCAGCAAAAACGACTG GAGGAGGTCCTAGAGCAACAGCAGAAGGAGCGTGACGACTGCTACTTCCATCGTCTATGTTTATTCTGCAGTGAGGAGTTCACTGGAAACAG GGCATGTCTGCTGAACCACATGGCCAGAGAACACTCATTCAGCATTGGGCTACCAGACAACATTGTGTACTGCAACGAGTTCTTGGACATGCTACAATATAAACTGGACAA CCTGCAGTGTTTGTACTGTGAAAAAATCTTCCGGGACAAATCTACACTGAAGGACCACATGAGGAAGAAAGCTCACCGTCGCATCAATGCCAACAACCATGTTTACGATCGCTTTTATGTGATCAACTATCTG GAACTGGGGAAAACCTGGGAGGAGGTTCAGAGTGAGGACGACCGGGAGCTGGTAGATGTTGAAGATGA TGACTGGTCCGACTGGGAAGCCCATCCTGTCTCTGCCGTTTGTCTCTTTTGTGACCATCAATCAGAGACGATGGATCAGATTTATACACACATGAAG GACTCCCATGGTTTTGATCTTCATAACTTAAAGATGGAGCTCA ACCTCAACTTCTACCAGCAGGTGAAGCTGGTCAACTTCATCCGGCGGCAAATCCACCAGAGCCGTTGCTATGGCTGCCAGAAGAAGTTTGAATCCAGAGCAGACATGATGGACCACGTCATCTCCGAAGGGCACGTGATGAAACTGCCGGAGACGTCCACCTGGGACCAACCACA ATATTATTTCCCAACATATGAGAATGATGCCCTCCTGTGTACGCTGTCTGACAGCAACGATGATGAAGACAATGAGCCTTGTCACAATGAGGACATACCTGTAATTGCAGAGGACATATCTGACTTGAGGGTTCTGAAACAGAACAGCGTTCTCAACCAACTCCTGAAGAACAGAGGCTGTTTCAGAAAAGACGATgcatag
- the znf277 gene encoding zinc finger protein 277 isoform X1, translating into MAACERTADSGRDSILEPLSFPELGAGSPSTPSVVQYPSDELLVCLFCSESVPLLQKDTLLRHLLLEHKLVIADIKLIANLPRYLVYWKGRFLEQPVPDFCSVIKTNSTGPVEKQEDYFLLCDVLPEDRILRERLQQKRLEEVLEQQQKERDDCYFHRLCLFCSEEFTGNRACLLNHMAREHSFSIGLPDNIVYCNEFLDMLQYKLDNLQCLYCEKIFRDKSTLKDHMRKKAHRRINANNHVYDRFYVINYLELGKTWEEVQSEDDRELVDVEDDDWSDWEAHPVSAVCLFCDHQSETMDQIYTHMKDSHGFDLHNLKMELNLNFYQQVKLVNFIRRQIHQSRCYGCQKKFESRADMMDHVISEGHVMKLPETSTWDQPQYYFPTYENDALLCTLSDSNDDEDNEPCHNEDIPVIAEDISDLRVLKQNSVLNQLLKNRGCFRKDDA; encoded by the exons ATGGCCGCCTGCGAGCGAACAGCAGACTCTG GCAGGGACAGCATATTGGAGCCTTTGAGTTTTCCAGAGCTTGGAGCTGGAAGTCCCAGCACTCCCAGTGTGGTGCAGTATCCCAGTGATGAACTGTTGGTCTGTCTGTTTTGTTCGGAGTCTGTCCCGCTGCTGCAGAAAGACACTCTGCTCAGACACCTGCTGCTGGAACACAAGCTTGTCATTGCTGATATCAAGCTCATAGCCAACCTCCCGAG GTACCTGGTTTACTGGAAGGGCAGGTTCCTTGAACAACCAGTCCCAGATTTCTGCAGTGTCATAAAGACTAATTCCACTGGCCCAGTTG AGAAACAGGAGGATTACTTCCTGCTGTGTGACGTCCTCCCAGAGGACCGAATCCTCAGAGAGAGGCTCCAGCAAAAACGACTG GAGGAGGTCCTAGAGCAACAGCAGAAGGAGCGTGACGACTGCTACTTCCATCGTCTATGTTTATTCTGCAGTGAGGAGTTCACTGGAAACAG GGCATGTCTGCTGAACCACATGGCCAGAGAACACTCATTCAGCATTGGGCTACCAGACAACATTGTGTACTGCAACGAGTTCTTGGACATGCTACAATATAAACTGGACAA CCTGCAGTGTTTGTACTGTGAAAAAATCTTCCGGGACAAATCTACACTGAAGGACCACATGAGGAAGAAAGCTCACCGTCGCATCAATGCCAACAACCATGTTTACGATCGCTTTTATGTGATCAACTATCTG GAACTGGGGAAAACCTGGGAGGAGGTTCAGAGTGAGGACGACCGGGAGCTGGTAGATGTTGAAGATGA TGACTGGTCCGACTGGGAAGCCCATCCTGTCTCTGCCGTTTGTCTCTTTTGTGACCATCAATCAGAGACGATGGATCAGATTTATACACACATGAAG GACTCCCATGGTTTTGATCTTCATAACTTAAAGATGGAGCTCA ACCTCAACTTCTACCAGCAGGTGAAGCTGGTCAACTTCATCCGGCGGCAAATCCACCAGAGCCGTTGCTATGGCTGCCAGAAGAAGTTTGAATCCAGAGCAGACATGATGGACCACGTCATCTCCGAAGGGCACGTGATGAAACTGCCGGAGACGTCCACCTGGGACCAACCACA ATATTATTTCCCAACATATGAGAATGATGCCCTCCTGTGTACGCTGTCTGACAGCAACGATGATGAAGACAATGAGCCTTGTCACAATGAGGACATACCTGTAATTGCAGAGGACATATCTGACTTGAGGGTTCTGAAACAGAACAGCGTTCTCAACCAACTCCTGAAGAACAGAGGCTGTTTCAGAAAAGACGATgcatag